Sequence from the Deinococcus malanensis genome:
CTCAGGCTGCTGCTCAAGGAGAACGCACATGACCGACACGACTGATCACCTGACCGAGACCGAAGGGCCGCTGGCCAAGCAGTTCGAGCCGCAGAGCGTGGAGCCGCAGTGGGCCAGCCGCTGGCGCACCGAGCCGTTCCGCGCTGACGCCAGCAGCGGCCGTGAGCCCTTTACTATCGTGATTCCGCCGCCCAACGTGACCGGAAGCCTGCACCTGGGACACGCGCTGGACAACACCCTGATCGATACCCTGATCCGCTTCAAGCGCATGCGGGGCTTCGAGGCGCTGTTCCTGCCGGGCACGGACCACGCCGGGATCAGCACCCAGGTGGTCGTGGAACGGCAACTTAAGGAACAGGGGCTCAGTCGCTACGATCTGGGCCGGGAAGCGTTTCTGGAGAAGGTGTGGTCCTGGAAGGAAGAGTCCGGCGGCACCATCCTGAACCAGCTGACCCGGCTGGGTGTCAGCGCCGACTGGACCCGCGAGCGCTTCACCATGGACGAGGGGCTGTCCAAGGCGGTGCGTCATCAGTTCGTGCGGCTGTACCACGAGGGCGCGGCCTACCGCGGCGAGCGCATCGTGAACTGGGACCCGGCCAGCCAGACCACCCTCTCGGAACTGGAAATCGACCGTGAAGTGCGCAAGGGCAAGATGTACACCCTGTCGTACAGGCTGGCTGATCCCGGTGCAGCGGCCAGCAATGGTGAAGCCGGCGAAATCCGCATTGCTACGGTGCGCCCGGAAACGATTTTCGCGGATCAGGCCATCGCGGTGCACCCGGCCGATCCCCGCTTTACCCACCTGATCGGTCAGCAGGCGCGCATTCCGCTGACGGACCGTACCGTGCCGATCATTGCGGACGAAGCCGTGGAGATGGAGTTCGGGGTCGGTGCGCTGAAGATCACGCCTGCACACGACCCCACCGACTTTGAGGTGGGCGAGCGGCATGGCCTGGCACGGCCCAGCGTCATTGACCTGCAGGGCCACCTGGCTGGTGAGCTGGTTCCGGAGGCCTTCCGGGGGCTGGAGCGCTTCGCCGCGCGCAAGGCGGTGGTCAAAGCCCTGCAGGAATCCGGTGAACTGCTGGAAGAGAAGGACCACGACACGGCCATCGGCCTCAGCGAGCGCACCAAGGTGCCGGTTGAGCCCATCGTGAGCACCCAGTGGTTCGTGCGCATGAAGCCCTTTGCCGACCAGGTGCTTCAGGGCCTGGACAAGGGCGAGATCAGACTCACGCCCGAGCGCTACACCAAGGTCAACCGCGACTGGCTGGAAAACATCCGCGACTGGAACATCTCCAGGCAGCTGTGGTGGGGACACCAGATTCCGGCGTGGTATGACGACGAGGGCAACATCTACGTGCCAGACCCTGAGAAACCGGATCTGGACTGCGACAAGGACCCCCGCTACGCCCACCAGACCCTGCGCCGCGATCCCGATGTGTTCGACACCTGGTTTTCCAGCAACCTGTGGCCGTTTTCCACCCTGGGCTGGCCCGACACCGACGCTGAGGACTTCCGCAAGTTCTATCCCACGCAGGTGCTGGTGACCGGCTACGACATCCTGTTTTTCTGGGTGGCCCGGATGCAGATGGCCGGCTACGGCCTGACCGGTCAGGCGCCGTTCTCGACCGTCATGCTGCACGGCCTGTATCTGGACGCCAAAGGCCAGAAGATGTCCAAGAGCAAGGGCAACGGGGTGGACCCGCTGGAGCTGTTCGACCAGTACGGGGTGGACGCCTGCCGCTTTGCCTTCACCTTCCTGTCTACCGGCGGCCAGGACATCAAGCACGACCCGCGCCGCTTCGAGCAGGGCCGCAACTTTGCCAACAAGCTGTGGAACGCCACCCGATTTGCGCTGATGCGCCTGGGTGAGGCCGCGGCGAATCTGACAGACGATCATGACCTGAGTGCCTACGTGCGCCGCGCCGTGGTGCCCGGCAACGCTGACCTGCTGCGCAGTCAGGAGGTGCTGGGTGTGCTGCGGACCCGCGACGATCTGACGCTGGCCGACCGCTGGATTATCAGCCGACTGAATGAGGTGACGCAGGAGGCGACGGCGCAGCTCGACGCCTTCGATATCGGGGCCGCCATCCGCACGCTGTACAGCTTCACCTGGGACGAGTTCTGCGACTGGTACATCGAGGCCGCCAAGCCCGCGCTCGCCGAAGGCCGCCTGGGTACCCTGGCGACCCTCAAAGCTGTGCTGGAGCACATCCTGAAGCTGCTGCACCCCTTCATGCCGTTTATCACCAGCGAGCTGTACGAGGCGCTGGGGCACCGCCGGCAGCTGGCCCTGCGGGTCTGGCCTCAGGTCAACGAAGCGCTGCATGACGCCGAAGCCACCCGCGCCTTCGACGCCCTGCGCGCCGCGGTGAGCGCAGCGCGCAGCCTCAAGAGTGAACTGGGCCTGAGCCCCCAGGACCGCCTGGGCGTGATGGTGGAAGGGGACCAGGCGGCCACGGTGCAGGAGAACGCCCGTGTGGTCGAGAGCATCGCCCGGGTGACCGTGGTCGACAGCCTGGAGGGCCGGACCCTCAGCGCCGTCGAACAGGGCGTGATTATCCGTGCGCCGCTGGAAGGCACCGTGGACATTGGTGACTGGCTCGGTAAGCAGAAAAAGCGTCTGCTGGAGCTGGACAAGCAGATCAGGCAGGCGCAGGGCAAGCTGAGCAACGAGGGCTTCGTGGCCCGCGCCCCCGCCGAGGTGATCGAGGAGGAACGCCGCCGCGTTACTGACTTCAGTGCCCAGAAAGAGCGTCTTGAACAGGTGCTGGCTCAGTTCGAATAAGACTGAAGCTGAAAGAGGAGCCCGCACTTCGGTGCGGGCTCTTTGCTCTTGCTGCCGATCGTTACGCCAGCAGTCGCTCGCAGAGCCCCGGGAGCAGCCGATAGACGTTGACGCGGCAGGCCTGATCGAAGTGCGCCTTCAGGCTCAGCTGGGCGCGCCACTTGTCGGCCGTCCGGGCGTTTACGCTGTAACGCAGGGCAACGTCCACCATGCGCTCGTGCACCGTGCAGAAGCCGTCTGCCAGGGCAAGCAGATCACACAGCTGGAGCAGCCGGTCTTCCTCGGTCTGATGTGCCTGCCCGACCAGGATCTCCAGCCGGCGTAGTTCCTCAGGCGTGCCGTCCCACTCGCCCTGCAGGGTGTCCAGGCCCGGCAGCACAAACGAGTGCGTCAGGGCGATGCGCGCGGCGTCCGTGAATCCCAGCCCGGTCAGATAATCATAACCGTCCAGAATATGACGGTCCCGGTTGGGACCCGTACGCCGTCCGATATCGTGCAGCAGGCCCAGAACGTAAGCCCGCTCAGGATCCAGCTCAGGATGCCGTTGGGCAATATGACGGGCCGCCAGTGCGACCTGCCGCGAATGGGCGACCCAGGGCCCGGGATTGAGCAGCCCGGCTTCGAGCAGAAGATGTTCAGCCACGCTGCAAGGCGGAAGACTCATGGGGTCAGTCTGGCAGTTCTGGGCTTCCTGCTCCGGCCTTGCTGCCAATGCAAGCGAAAACGCCCGGAAGAGCCAGCAAGAGCAACGGTAACATAGGTTATGTTTGACCAGCGCCGGAAGGATGGGGGTCAGGGTGGACCGGCCAGGGCCCACGCGCAGTTGCCAGAGGGTGCCACGCTCCTCCCTGGGCGCCCTCCGGTCGTCAGCTCACAGGTGAAGCGGGTCGTGCCCGCGAGGCGCCCGGTAGCGGGGATTGCCCAGCATGCCCAGGCTGTAAAGGCCGCCCAGCGTCAGGCGGTCGGCCCTCTGAAAGCTCTCCCTCAGGCGTACGCACAGACCACCCTGCCGCGGGTCAGTGGCCGCAAGACTGCCGTTTCCGGAATGCGGATTCAGCCTGTGCCAAAGCCCCGGGTCCTGCCTAAGTCGGCTGCGGCTCTGAGTTTCCCTGTACAACCCATGGTTTCCCCCTCAAGAAGCCCTGCGCGGACCGCCTTTGCTGCACCGAAACTGAACCGCCGGAAGCTAAAAGCCGCAGGGGTCTGTGCCCGAAAGGCACTGAAGGCTGCCGGACAGCGGCGAAAGGTAGCCAATGTCATGGCCGGTGCCTTCCTGAAGCGCAACCGCGCTCAGGTGCGGCTGGTCCAGCGGCAGGCGCAGTCCCTGAGCCGGCAGATCCGGACGAATGCGGCCCTTGCCCACAAGCGCGTGCTCGCGGGGGCGTCCAGGCAGCAGGGCGTCGTCCGTACTGGAGTTGCGCAGCAAAAGGGACGTGCCCGCGCCCGTGCGGCGGCGGCCAGTGCACAGCTTGCCGCACGGCATGGGGGGGCCATCGCGGCCCTGCCGCTGGCGACGCAGGCTGCAAAGGTCAGAAACCAGCAGCAGCACACAAAGACGGTTCAGGCGGCCCGTGTGCAGGTGCGTACCCAGAAAACAGAGGTCCAGGCAGCCTACGAGCAGGTCAGGGTGCTGTACGGGCAGGCGGGCGATCAGGTCGGGCAGGTGGCACGGGAGCGCGCCGAGACCCAGGCACAGGCTTACGAGGCCAACGTGACCGGAAAGGAC
This genomic interval carries:
- a CDS encoding valine--tRNA ligase, whose product is MTDTTDHLTETEGPLAKQFEPQSVEPQWASRWRTEPFRADASSGREPFTIVIPPPNVTGSLHLGHALDNTLIDTLIRFKRMRGFEALFLPGTDHAGISTQVVVERQLKEQGLSRYDLGREAFLEKVWSWKEESGGTILNQLTRLGVSADWTRERFTMDEGLSKAVRHQFVRLYHEGAAYRGERIVNWDPASQTTLSELEIDREVRKGKMYTLSYRLADPGAAASNGEAGEIRIATVRPETIFADQAIAVHPADPRFTHLIGQQARIPLTDRTVPIIADEAVEMEFGVGALKITPAHDPTDFEVGERHGLARPSVIDLQGHLAGELVPEAFRGLERFAARKAVVKALQESGELLEEKDHDTAIGLSERTKVPVEPIVSTQWFVRMKPFADQVLQGLDKGEIRLTPERYTKVNRDWLENIRDWNISRQLWWGHQIPAWYDDEGNIYVPDPEKPDLDCDKDPRYAHQTLRRDPDVFDTWFSSNLWPFSTLGWPDTDAEDFRKFYPTQVLVTGYDILFFWVARMQMAGYGLTGQAPFSTVMLHGLYLDAKGQKMSKSKGNGVDPLELFDQYGVDACRFAFTFLSTGGQDIKHDPRRFEQGRNFANKLWNATRFALMRLGEAAANLTDDHDLSAYVRRAVVPGNADLLRSQEVLGVLRTRDDLTLADRWIISRLNEVTQEATAQLDAFDIGAAIRTLYSFTWDEFCDWYIEAAKPALAEGRLGTLATLKAVLEHILKLLHPFMPFITSELYEALGHRRQLALRVWPQVNEALHDAEATRAFDALRAAVSAARSLKSELGLSPQDRLGVMVEGDQAATVQENARVVESIARVTVVDSLEGRTLSAVEQGVIIRAPLEGTVDIGDWLGKQKKRLLELDKQIRQAQGKLSNEGFVARAPAEVIEEERRRVTDFSAQKERLEQVLAQFE
- a CDS encoding HD domain-containing protein: MSLPPCSVAEHLLLEAGLLNPGPWVAHSRQVALAARHIAQRHPELDPERAYVLGLLHDIGRRTGPNRDRHILDGYDYLTGLGFTDAARIALTHSFVLPGLDTLQGEWDGTPEELRRLEILVGQAHQTEEDRLLQLCDLLALADGFCTVHERMVDVALRYSVNARTADKWRAQLSLKAHFDQACRVNVYRLLPGLCERLLA